GACCGGTACGCGGCCCGCCGCGCCGTCTACGGCTCCCTCGGCGTGGCCGCCGCCCTGGCGATGCTGCTGCGCGGCCAGGCGGTCGTCGCCGCCGTCGTCCTCGCGTACGGCCTCACGTGGACCGACGTCCTGCTGCGCATCGCCATCCGCCGCCGCAGGGACGACATCGAACGGACCCTGCCGGACTTCCTCGACGTCCTCGCCGTCGTCGTCTCCGCCGGCCTGGGCTTCCGCCAGGCGCTGGAGCGGGTCGCCGAAAAGTACTCCGGCCCCTGGGCCGACGAACTGCGCATCACCCTGCGGCAGATGGACATGGGCGTCAGCCGCCGCGAGGCGTTCGACCAGCTGCGCCGGCGCAACGCCTCGGAACAGGTGTCGATGTTCGTCACCGCCCTGCAGCAGGGCGAGGAACTGGGCGCGCCGATCGTCGACACGTTGATACAGATCGCCAACGACATGCGCAGGACCGACGCGCAGAACGCCCGCCGCGCCGCCGCCAAGGCCGTACCGAAGACCACGCTCGTGGTGACGCTGGTGATGCTGCCGGCCACGATGATCCTCATCGCGCTGAGCTTCTACTACGGCTCGGGCGTCGACCTCGGCGACCTCCTGGGCGGCTGACATGACGCACAGCGGCACCCGGCCGCCGTCTGCGACCGCACACACCCCCCGCCCCGATCGGGACCGCTCGGCGCCAACGGCCCCTCCGCGCACTGACATCGAGCCGGAAAATCACCGCGCGGAATGTCCCGAAGACCCTTCGCTTACGCAAGCGGATATGGGACATTCGTTGCCGAGTCAACGGCAGGGGGACGTGGGCACCCCGACCCCGCCGGGCGATCCGGCACAGTCGGGACGAAGGGGGGCAGGACGGACCGTGACCGACCACCGAATCACATCCCGGTTCCCGATTCGGTCCCACGCAGGGGCGTTGGGGCCCATGATGAAGGGGGCTCACCCTGAGTACGGCCACGCCATCACCCGCGTGACCACCGGGACGACCTCCGCACCACGCACACCCGTCACAGAAGACCCGCACGATCCCGATCCCGGAGGGGACCGCCATGTCGAACATCGCACTGAAGGCCCTGACTCAGGCCAAGGTGTACGTGGGCACCTGGGTGAAGACCACGACGGA
This portion of the Streptomyces changanensis genome encodes:
- a CDS encoding DUF5936 domain-containing protein; translated protein: MVLLLAALAALAVYGAFHGVRLYRAEARLPGDLAVALEVGATRTTAVASGVDRLGMRHAPAVLRLMGPRRVDALRRRLDMAGNPGGLTVDRYAARRAVYGSLGVAAALAMLLRGQAVVAAVVLAYGLTWTDVLLRIAIRRRRDDIERTLPDFLDVLAVVVSAGLGFRQALERVAEKYSGPWADELRITLRQMDMGVSRREAFDQLRRRNASEQVSMFVTALQQGEELGAPIVDTLIQIANDMRRTDAQNARRAAAKAVPKTTLVVTLVMLPATMILIALSFYYGSGVDLGDLLGG